A window from Trinickia violacea encodes these proteins:
- the tssF gene encoding type VI secretion system baseplate subunit TssF, translated as MAPDDILQYYKRELGYLRSQGALFAQRYPKIAAKLALHGTESLDPHTERLIEATAFLAARVHRDLDQTFPQIAGALLDNVCPSLVQAIPSITVAQFELDTSQGKVTSGFRVPRHTSLSARTEDGDTCRFRTAWDTTLWPLKIVHAGFSEDAALRLKLECEPGVDFSELELTQLRLHLCGDWMVTMPLYELLVSSVTGVAVHAAQRPVVKLGPSALREVGYADEDSVLPQPPHAHPAYGLMQEYFAFPRKFHFFDLILPPGSCGTGRTCEIVLQLDRMPRGLGMLNARHFRLGCVPIVNLFAQTSEPIVVDRRHYEYLLVADQKRQAITEIHSIVSVTASDPVTDRATSVPCFTAADRFDPAGAGDAGMFWSARREHSLRGNVPGVDTWISFIDGDAASRSDTPVVYVNALCTNRRLAEHVPVGARMLVERVSQNVRVRCLYEPTAQRNPPLGSETLWRLVSLLTRNYHSLVNGATGKRELQEMLRLFASDGTREQEQIRGLVSVDARNVTAHVGREAWRGFCGGTEVSVEFDADAFVGGSPLLMGAVLARFFAMYTSVNSFVRLVVRRGDETWKRWEPMTGCQPLL; from the coding sequence ATGGCGCCCGACGACATCCTTCAGTACTACAAGCGCGAGCTCGGCTATCTGCGAAGCCAGGGCGCGTTGTTCGCGCAGCGTTATCCGAAGATCGCGGCGAAGCTCGCGCTGCACGGCACCGAGTCGCTCGATCCGCATACCGAGCGCTTGATCGAGGCGACGGCATTTCTCGCCGCGCGCGTGCATCGCGATCTCGATCAGACCTTCCCGCAGATCGCGGGCGCCCTGCTCGACAACGTCTGTCCATCGCTGGTGCAGGCGATTCCGTCGATTACGGTCGCGCAGTTCGAGCTCGACACGTCCCAGGGCAAGGTGACGTCGGGGTTTCGCGTACCGCGCCACACGAGTCTCTCCGCGCGCACGGAAGACGGCGACACGTGCCGCTTCCGCACCGCATGGGACACGACGCTGTGGCCATTGAAGATCGTGCACGCGGGATTCAGCGAAGATGCGGCGCTGCGCCTGAAACTCGAATGCGAGCCAGGCGTCGATTTCTCCGAGCTCGAGCTCACGCAGTTGCGCCTCCATTTGTGCGGCGACTGGATGGTGACGATGCCGCTTTACGAGCTGCTCGTCTCATCGGTCACGGGGGTTGCCGTGCACGCCGCGCAGAGGCCGGTCGTGAAGCTGGGACCGTCCGCGTTGCGCGAGGTCGGCTACGCGGACGAGGACAGCGTGTTGCCGCAGCCGCCGCACGCGCATCCCGCTTACGGGCTGATGCAGGAGTACTTCGCCTTTCCGCGCAAGTTTCACTTCTTCGATCTGATCTTGCCGCCGGGATCGTGCGGCACCGGGCGGACCTGTGAAATCGTGCTGCAGCTCGACCGCATGCCGCGCGGGCTCGGCATGCTCAACGCCCGGCATTTCCGGCTCGGATGCGTGCCCATCGTCAATCTGTTCGCGCAGACCAGCGAGCCGATCGTGGTCGACCGGCGCCATTACGAATACCTGCTGGTCGCCGATCAGAAGCGGCAGGCCATCACCGAGATCCATTCGATCGTATCGGTGACCGCATCCGATCCCGTCACGGATCGCGCGACGAGCGTGCCGTGCTTCACGGCCGCTGATCGTTTCGATCCGGCGGGTGCCGGCGACGCCGGGATGTTCTGGTCGGCGCGCCGCGAGCACAGCCTGCGCGGCAACGTGCCGGGCGTGGACACGTGGATCAGTTTCATCGATGGCGACGCGGCCAGCCGGTCCGATACGCCCGTGGTGTACGTCAACGCGCTCTGCACCAACCGGCGGCTCGCCGAGCATGTGCCGGTGGGCGCGCGCATGCTGGTCGAGCGGGTCTCGCAGAACGTGCGCGTGCGCTGCCTCTACGAGCCGACCGCCCAGCGCAATCCGCCGCTCGGGAGCGAGACGCTGTGGCGTCTCGTGTCGCTGCTGACGCGCAACTATCACTCGCTCGTGAACGGTGCGACGGGCAAACGCGAGCTGCAGGAGATGTTGCGCCTGTTCGCCTCGGACGGCACACGGGAGCAGGAGCAGATTCGCGGACTCGTCAGCGTCGATGCGCGCAACGTCACGGCGCATGTGGGCAGGGAGGCGTGGCGCGGATTCTGCGGCGGCACGGAGGTCAGCGTCGAGTTCGATGCCGACGCGTTCGTCGGGGGATCGCCGTTGCTGATGGGCGCGGTGCTGGCGCGCTTCTTCGCCATGTACACGTCGGTCAATTCATTCGTACGGCTCGTGGTGCGCCGGGGAGACGAGACATGGAAGCGATGGGAGCCGATGACCGGTTGCCAGCCACTGCTTTGA
- the tssE gene encoding type VI secretion system baseplate subunit TssE, protein MTHRYPVPLFERLVTDADASLPGEDSLRQSIARELMRLLNTRSHLTMEAFAQSDGTVVDYGVPDFSERSLRSGEDRDAIAAAVSHAITLFEPRLVDVKVSFSLPPGREPHPVLTIAGSLNAGISVEHVSFELETVSRDAVDARWTELA, encoded by the coding sequence ATGACTCATCGCTATCCGGTACCGCTGTTCGAGCGTCTGGTGACCGACGCTGATGCTTCGCTGCCCGGAGAGGATTCGCTTCGTCAATCGATCGCGCGCGAGCTGATGCGTCTGCTCAACACGCGCTCGCATCTGACGATGGAAGCGTTCGCGCAGAGCGATGGGACGGTCGTCGATTACGGCGTGCCGGATTTTTCCGAGCGCTCGCTGCGCTCGGGCGAGGATCGCGATGCGATTGCCGCCGCCGTCAGCCATGCGATCACGCTCTTCGAGCCGCGTCTCGTCGACGTGAAAGTGTCGTTTTCGCTCCCGCCAGGGCGCGAGCCGCATCCGGTGCTGACCATCGCCGGGAGCCTCAATGCGGGCATCTCGGTCGAGCATGTGTCGTTCGAGCTCGAGACGGTCAGCCGCGATGCCGTCGATGCACGCTGGACGGAGCTTGCCTGA
- a CDS encoding Hcp family type VI secretion system effector, giving the protein MDTIILKFKDIKGNSLIDGFADGIQLMSFSHGVSMPMGRDTSNTERTLGRPSFSEVQVSKITDQSTPALYSACAAGTKLGDATISIGRNEGGKFMLQMKYVLTNAMIANVSTSGGGSEMMDAVSINFSQITSQYTQQKTDSTKKGTASFGWDLSTNKAATPKA; this is encoded by the coding sequence ATGGATACGATCATTCTGAAATTCAAGGATATCAAGGGCAATTCGTTGATCGACGGCTTCGCCGATGGCATTCAACTCATGTCGTTCTCTCACGGCGTGTCGATGCCGATGGGCCGCGACACGTCGAACACGGAACGTACGCTGGGTCGTCCTTCGTTTTCCGAAGTGCAGGTCAGCAAGATCACGGACCAGTCGACGCCGGCGCTCTACAGCGCCTGTGCGGCAGGCACCAAGCTCGGCGATGCCACGATTTCGATCGGCCGCAACGAAGGCGGCAAGTTCATGCTGCAGATGAAGTACGTTCTCACCAACGCGATGATCGCCAATGTGAGCACGAGCGGCGGCGGTTCGGAAATGATGGATGCGGTGTCGATCAACTTCTCGCAGATCACGTCGCAATACACGCAGCAGAAAACCGACTCGACGAAGAAGGGCACCGCGTCGTTCGGCTGGGATCTGTCGACCAACAAGGCGGCGACGCCGAAGGCGTGA
- the tssC gene encoding type VI secretion system contractile sheath large subunit — protein METNSAVEGAAAATTTQEGELSLLDRIVQEGNMAVEPSQGVYAKKLIGQLASQILDEGMRTSPDKSVVNMIHERVAEIDRLLTDQMNAIMHDPAFQALEASWSGLHDMVYGTETGTNLKLRLLNVSKKDLLKDLESAVDHDMSVLFKKVYEEEYGTFGGHPYSLLIGDYTFGRHPQDVALLERISRVAAAAHAPFVAAAAPSLFDIKSYTDLGVTRDLSKIFESAELATWRGFRESEDSRYVSLVLPSYAARLPYGAKTKPIESFNFEEDVDGTDHGKYLWANSAYQLGLRITDAFAKYSWSTAIRGVEGGGKVDGIAAHAYKTSEGDVALKCPTEVTITDRREKELSDLGFIALVNSKGSNYAAFFGGQTVNKPTLYNKDAANANAQLSARLPFVLAASRFAHYIKVIMRDKVGSFQTRTDVENYLNNWIADYVLINPSASQAQKARYPLGEARVDVTEVPGKPGAYRATCFLKPHFQMEELTASIRLVADLPEAAA, from the coding sequence ATGGAAACGAATTCCGCCGTCGAAGGCGCAGCAGCCGCGACGACCACGCAGGAAGGCGAGCTGAGCCTGCTCGATCGCATCGTTCAGGAAGGCAACATGGCCGTCGAGCCTTCGCAAGGCGTCTACGCAAAGAAGCTGATCGGCCAGCTCGCATCGCAGATTCTCGACGAAGGCATGCGCACGAGCCCGGACAAGAGCGTCGTGAACATGATTCACGAGCGTGTCGCCGAAATCGACCGCCTGTTGACCGACCAGATGAACGCGATCATGCACGACCCCGCATTCCAGGCGCTCGAAGCGTCGTGGAGCGGTCTGCACGACATGGTGTACGGCACGGAGACGGGCACCAACCTCAAGCTGCGTTTGCTCAACGTCTCGAAGAAGGACCTGCTCAAGGATCTCGAGTCGGCGGTCGACCACGACATGAGCGTGCTGTTCAAGAAGGTCTATGAGGAAGAGTACGGCACGTTCGGCGGTCATCCGTATTCGCTGCTGATCGGCGACTACACGTTCGGCCGTCATCCGCAGGATGTCGCGCTGCTGGAGCGCATCTCCCGCGTGGCGGCGGCAGCGCACGCGCCGTTCGTCGCGGCAGCCGCGCCGAGCCTGTTCGACATCAAGTCGTACACCGACCTGGGCGTCACGCGCGATCTGTCGAAAATCTTCGAGAGCGCCGAACTGGCCACCTGGCGCGGCTTCCGGGAATCCGAAGATTCCCGCTATGTCTCGCTGGTCCTGCCGAGCTACGCCGCGCGTCTGCCGTATGGCGCCAAGACGAAGCCCATCGAGTCGTTCAATTTCGAAGAAGATGTGGACGGCACCGATCACGGCAAGTATCTGTGGGCGAACTCCGCCTACCAGCTCGGCCTGCGCATCACCGATGCCTTTGCGAAATACAGCTGGTCGACCGCGATCCGCGGCGTGGAAGGCGGCGGCAAGGTGGACGGCATCGCCGCGCACGCCTACAAGACGAGCGAGGGCGATGTCGCGCTCAAGTGCCCGACGGAAGTGACGATCACGGATCGCCGCGAGAAGGAATTGAGCGATCTGGGCTTTATCGCGCTCGTGAATTCCAAGGGCTCGAACTACGCCGCGTTCTTCGGCGGCCAGACGGTGAACAAGCCGACGCTCTACAACAAGGATGCGGCCAACGCCAATGCGCAATTGTCGGCACGCCTGCCGTTCGTGCTGGCGGCGTCACGCTTCGCGCATTACATCAAGGTCATCATGCGCGACAAAGTGGGGAGCTTCCAGACTCGCACCGATGTCGAGAACTACCTGAACAACTGGATCGCCGACTACGTGCTGATCAATCCCTCGGCATCGCAGGCGCAAAAGGCCCGCTATCCGCTGGGCGAAGCGCGGGTGGACGTCACCGAGGTGCCGGGCAAGCCGGGTGCCTATCGCGCGACCTGTTTCCTGAAGCCGCACTTCCAGATGGAGGAGCTGACAGCTTCGATCCGTCTGGTGGCGGATCTCCCGGAAGCCGCAGCCTGA
- the tssB gene encoding type VI secretion system contractile sheath small subunit: MSDSLQNWVGRNRPPRVQITYDVELGDAIEKRELPMVVGLMADLSGQPAEPLPKLKERRFVEIDRDNFDEIMGKVAPRLDLSVPDTMKGEGNLKVELNFNQFADFHPDSLVLQVPRLAKLVEARQQLRDLLAKLDGNDELDSILERIVLDAEELKKVHTQAQASDAPAAPAAEETPSA, from the coding sequence ATGTCAGATAGTTTGCAGAATTGGGTCGGACGCAATCGGCCGCCGCGTGTTCAGATCACCTATGACGTCGAGCTGGGAGACGCCATTGAAAAGCGTGAATTGCCGATGGTGGTGGGCCTGATGGCCGATCTGTCGGGGCAGCCGGCTGAGCCGCTGCCCAAGCTCAAGGAGCGCCGTTTCGTCGAAATCGACCGGGACAACTTCGACGAAATCATGGGCAAGGTCGCGCCGCGCCTCGACCTGAGCGTGCCGGACACGATGAAGGGCGAAGGCAATCTGAAGGTCGAGCTGAATTTCAACCAGTTCGCCGACTTCCATCCGGACAGCCTCGTGCTCCAGGTGCCGCGCCTCGCGAAGCTCGTGGAAGCGCGCCAGCAGTTGCGCGATCTGCTCGCGAAGCTGGACGGCAATGACGAACTCGATTCGATCCTCGAGCGCATCGTCCTCGACGCCGAAGAGCTGAAGAAGGTGCATACGCAGGCACAAGCAAGCGACGCGCCGGCTGCGCCGGCGGCCGAAGAGACGCCGTCGGCCTGA